One Deinococcus sp. LM3 genomic region harbors:
- the cutA gene encoding divalent-cation tolerance protein CutA, whose product MSLVVLVTLPPERAHDLARTLVAEHLAGCVNIVPGLHSVYRWHGEVAEDPESLLLIKTSGEKYPDLEARIKALHPYEVPEIIALQYDRALPEFQSWLREALSTPQKG is encoded by the coding sequence ATGTCACTCGTCGTTCTGGTCACACTTCCCCCCGAGCGGGCGCATGACCTGGCCCGCACCCTCGTCGCCGAGCACCTGGCCGGCTGCGTGAACATCGTGCCGGGCCTGCACAGCGTGTACCGCTGGCACGGCGAGGTCGCCGAGGACCCCGAGAGCCTGCTGCTGATCAAGACCAGCGGCGAGAAGTACCCGGACCTGGAGGCGCGCATCAAGGCGCTGCACCCCTACGAGGTGCCGGAAATCATCGCGTTGCAGTACGACCGCGCCCTACCGGAATTCCAGAGCTGGCTGCGCGAGGCCCTGAGCACCCCGCAGAAAGGCTGA
- the accD gene encoding acetyl-CoA carboxylase, carboxyltransferase subunit beta: MALDRFFRRRRPQQQGGADMPDLWTQCPKCKEGLYNRDLETNAFVCHKCGHHLRLDASQRVAVLLDEGSFTQLSGQVHPTDALNFQDTESYPERLKRAQKKTGRPDAILTGTGAILGLPVTLAVMDFAFSGGSMGSVVGEEIARAAEHAARHGTPLIIVTASGGARMQESALSLMQMAKTTVALETLAEQGLPYVSVLTDPTTGGVTASFATIADVIVAEPGALIGFAGPRVIQQTIRQSLPDGFQRAEFLLSHGMVDAVVDRREQRAYLASLLGLLTRQEARA, from the coding sequence ATGGCGCTTGACCGATTTTTCCGCCGCCGCCGCCCACAGCAGCAGGGTGGCGCGGACATGCCCGATCTCTGGACCCAGTGCCCCAAGTGCAAGGAGGGGCTGTACAACCGCGACCTCGAAACGAACGCCTTCGTGTGCCACAAGTGCGGGCATCACCTGCGGCTGGACGCCTCGCAGCGCGTGGCGGTCCTGCTCGACGAGGGCAGCTTCACGCAGCTGTCCGGGCAGGTGCACCCCACCGACGCCCTGAACTTCCAGGACACCGAGAGTTACCCCGAGCGCCTGAAACGCGCCCAGAAGAAGACCGGACGCCCGGACGCCATCCTGACCGGCACCGGCGCGATCCTGGGCCTGCCGGTCACGCTGGCCGTCATGGACTTCGCCTTCAGCGGCGGCAGCATGGGCAGCGTCGTCGGTGAGGAAATCGCCCGCGCCGCCGAGCACGCCGCCCGGCACGGCACGCCGCTGATCATCGTGACCGCCAGCGGCGGCGCCCGCATGCAGGAGAGTGCGCTCTCGCTGATGCAGATGGCCAAGACCACCGTCGCCCTCGAAACGCTCGCCGAGCAGGGCCTGCCGTACGTGAGCGTCCTGACCGACCCGACCACCGGCGGCGTGACCGCCAGTTTCGCCACCATCGCCGACGTGATCGTCGCCGAGCCCGGCGCCCTGATCGGCTTCGCAGGCCCCCGCGTGATCCAGCAGACCATCCGCCAGAGCCTCCCGGACGGTTTCCAGCGGGCCGAGTTCCTGCTGTCGCACGGCATGGTGGACGCCGTCGTGGACCGCCGCGAGCAGCGCGCGTACCTCGCGTCCCTGCTGGGCCTGCTGACCCGCCAAGAGGCCCGCGCATGA
- a CDS encoding MFS transporter, which translates to MSQPERGQSWRFSRQVWLFLAAVFSFGLSQAFTSLFLNFYLRALGLGPEWQGLMNALPAVTLAALSLPAVALARRISNAHTLKVGAVLSLVGTVLLAVAGGPALVIAGALVQGAGAALTVVASSPFMANNSDERNRVTLFSVQNALMTGAGFLGNLLGGQVPGLYAAWTGTPADGLGALRTALLVAAALQLAGLLPVLGLKPSGKTTREGRSFSIQDKGTMARLVAPNILVGLGAGATIPFLNVFIEGKFQISYAGLGTLFAWTSLATAATALLQPLLVRRLGPLQAVLVVQASSLPFLAVLGFAPSLWLVTAALFTRGALMNAAGPVYSAYAMSALPERDRPMYSAVNVIAWDLGWALSSVLSGVVRGALPFTLAFQVLFAWTLLMYAGSVLAIYLGLYRHANRTASAPTASPPA; encoded by the coding sequence GTGAGCCAGCCGGAGCGCGGGCAGTCGTGGCGGTTCTCACGGCAGGTGTGGCTGTTCCTGGCGGCGGTGTTCTCGTTCGGGCTGTCGCAGGCGTTCACGAGTCTGTTCCTGAACTTCTACCTGCGGGCGCTGGGCCTGGGTCCCGAGTGGCAGGGCCTGATGAACGCCCTGCCCGCCGTCACGCTGGCCGCCCTGAGCCTGCCGGCGGTGGCACTGGCGCGGCGCATCAGCAACGCGCACACCCTGAAGGTCGGCGCGGTCCTGAGCCTCGTGGGGACCGTGCTGCTGGCCGTGGCGGGCGGGCCGGCCCTGGTGATCGCCGGGGCGCTGGTGCAGGGGGCGGGCGCGGCGCTGACGGTCGTGGCGTCCTCGCCGTTCATGGCGAACAACAGCGACGAACGCAACCGCGTGACGCTGTTCAGCGTGCAGAACGCCCTGATGACCGGCGCGGGCTTCCTGGGGAACCTGCTGGGCGGGCAGGTGCCGGGCCTGTACGCCGCCTGGACCGGCACGCCCGCCGACGGGCTGGGCGCGCTGCGCACGGCGCTGCTGGTCGCGGCGGCCCTGCAACTGGCCGGGCTGCTCCCGGTGCTGGGCCTGAAACCCAGCGGCAAGACCACCCGCGAGGGCCGCAGCTTCAGCATTCAGGACAAGGGCACCATGGCGCGGCTGGTCGCGCCGAACATCCTGGTGGGCCTGGGGGCCGGGGCGACCATTCCGTTCCTGAACGTGTTCATCGAGGGGAAATTCCAGATCAGTTACGCGGGCCTGGGCACCCTGTTCGCCTGGACGAGCCTCGCCACGGCCGCCACGGCGCTGCTGCAACCGCTGCTGGTGCGGCGCCTGGGGCCACTCCAGGCGGTGCTGGTCGTGCAGGCCAGTTCGCTGCCGTTCCTGGCGGTGCTGGGCTTCGCGCCGAGCCTGTGGCTGGTCACGGCGGCGCTGTTCACGCGCGGCGCCCTGATGAACGCCGCCGGGCCGGTGTACAGCGCGTACGCCATGAGCGCCCTGCCGGAACGCGACCGGCCCATGTACTCGGCCGTGAACGTGATCGCCTGGGACCTCGGGTGGGCGCTCAGCAGCGTCCTGTCGGGCGTGGTGCGCGGCGCGCTGCCGTTCACGCTGGCCTTCCAGGTCCTGTTCGCGTGGACGCTGCTGATGTACGCCGGGAGCGTGCTGGCCATCTACCTGGGCCTGTACCGCCACGCGAACCGCACCGCTTCCGCGCCCACCGCCTCACCGCCCGCGTGA
- a CDS encoding acetyl-CoA carboxylase carboxyltransferase subunit alpha — MTTNPTSLDTLKELEARVHDLEVTAQRTGQNLDAAITPLRAEVDRLRAAQTSAQPPAPKADPTRWERVQLARAPGRPTALDYVEHLCTEFTELHGDRRYGDDPALIGGPARWQGVPVMLLLQQKGRDTKSKIKRRFGSANPEGYRKAVRLMDLADKFGLPVVALVDTQGAYPGLEAEERGQGWAIAESIRRMLNLRVPVVNVVIGEGGSGGALAIGVGNRVLIQENAWYSVISPEGAASIIWKDASKAPLAAEALRLTAPDLLELGIVEEVIPEPAGGAHLNPQQAAHAVGEAVTRHLRELAAQDPATLKSGRAARFRRLGAYTETT; from the coding sequence ATGACCACCAACCCCACCAGTCTCGACACCCTGAAAGAACTCGAGGCGCGCGTGCACGACCTGGAAGTCACGGCGCAGCGCACCGGGCAGAACCTCGACGCGGCCATCACGCCGCTGCGCGCCGAGGTGGACCGCCTGCGCGCCGCCCAGACTTCCGCGCAGCCGCCCGCTCCGAAGGCCGACCCGACCCGCTGGGAGCGGGTGCAACTGGCCCGCGCGCCCGGCCGCCCCACGGCTCTGGACTACGTGGAGCACCTGTGCACCGAGTTCACGGAACTGCACGGCGACCGCCGCTACGGCGACGACCCTGCCCTGATCGGCGGCCCGGCCCGCTGGCAGGGCGTGCCGGTCATGCTGCTGCTGCAACAGAAGGGCCGCGACACGAAAAGCAAGATCAAACGCCGCTTCGGCAGCGCCAACCCCGAAGGCTACCGCAAGGCCGTGCGCCTGATGGACCTCGCCGACAAGTTCGGCCTGCCCGTCGTGGCGCTCGTGGACACCCAGGGCGCCTACCCCGGCCTGGAAGCCGAGGAGCGCGGCCAGGGCTGGGCCATCGCCGAGAGCATCCGCCGCATGCTGAACCTGCGCGTGCCGGTCGTGAACGTCGTGATCGGCGAGGGCGGCTCGGGCGGCGCGCTGGCCATCGGCGTGGGCAACCGCGTCCTGATTCAGGAGAACGCGTGGTACTCCGTGATCTCGCCCGAGGGTGCGGCCAGCATCATCTGGAAGGACGCCAGCAAGGCCCCCCTGGCCGCCGAGGCGCTTCGCCTGACCGCCCCGGACCTGCTGGAACTCGGGATCGTCGAGGAAGTCATCCCGGAACCCGCCGGCGGCGCGCACCTGAACCCGCAGCAGGCCGCGCACGCGGTCGGCGAGGCCGTCACCCGGCACCTGCGCGAACTGGCCGCCCAGGACCCCGCCACCCTGAAATCCGGCCGCGCCGCGCGCTTCCGCCGCCTGGGCGCGTACACCGAAACGACCTGA
- a CDS encoding transglycosylase domain-containing protein, with translation MRFSGVLGGALLVVAAGVGGAWYAWGRDLPSVSDLDVLEYSGQTRVYDRAGSLVGTLSPSLSSGGSVNRDLLKASQISPWLQKAVVTSEDRRFYNHSGVDVIGIARGLVKGVLENDLEGGSSITQQVVKNTLLAELEGARTAERKFKEAVLAFQLERNFNKDQILNAYLNVIYWGDGGSRDIIGAGSAANAYFRKDAADLNLAESVYLATIIPAPNRRYKQFQAFRPLMKDLLARMVEDGHVTQAEANAAWKTPIYPAGWRIGWNDDGTLRSAVLERPSRLGENLNLLGGARLYPNQFYLQAVEKELLPIIGAKALYGGGKIYTGMSAAAQAAAEQASRDADLPDGATMGAALVRPDSGEVLALVGQKLTGDRPSDWNNATQARRQVGSSIKPLLYTLALEKGWKQSDTVLDAPISGTYQPMNYDRRWTGRYVTLRYSLDHSLNLPTVRIGQELGIPTFEAKLRDLGLTPPPDGGLSLTIGTLEASPLQMAAAYATFANGGLYYAPTLVRKVEGARGEILYTRPAPRPRRVWDVQTAWLGLDMLRGVVNDLTAPQGGLATRAQIPGWPVGGKTGTTNDIKDLWFAGVTPTVAGAVWVGRQEGGSLPSWALSGQIPTPIWQRAVAGALAGQTPSSFTEPPGITYRVVRQVNMAFRESEADNEPVARDGSGTRSGAGGFFQRRSDPAQATPPPAPDPQIPDSQTPDSPLPDDQTLDGAGPDDQTPDPTQNQPPGTAPDPAPLPDDAGPSSVPDDSQGVPAPAPPEAPPGPDGTDPQPVIPDPVTPDPGLPDGQFPEPDELPPLPVTPDPSPNEIQPLN, from the coding sequence ATGAGGTTCTCTGGTGTTCTGGGCGGCGCGCTGCTGGTCGTCGCGGCGGGAGTGGGCGGCGCGTGGTACGCCTGGGGGCGGGACCTGCCCAGCGTCTCGGACCTGGACGTGCTGGAGTACAGCGGTCAGACCCGCGTGTACGACCGGGCCGGCAGTCTGGTGGGCACGCTGTCCCCCAGCCTCAGCAGCGGCGGCAGCGTGAACCGCGACCTGCTGAAAGCCTCGCAGATCAGCCCGTGGTTGCAGAAGGCCGTGGTGACCAGCGAGGACCGCCGCTTCTACAATCACAGCGGCGTGGACGTGATCGGCATTGCGCGCGGTCTGGTCAAGGGCGTGCTGGAAAACGACCTGGAGGGCGGCAGCTCCATCACGCAGCAGGTCGTGAAGAACACCCTGCTGGCCGAACTGGAAGGCGCCCGCACCGCCGAGCGCAAGTTCAAGGAAGCCGTCCTGGCCTTCCAGCTGGAACGCAACTTCAACAAGGACCAGATCCTGAACGCGTACCTGAACGTCATCTACTGGGGAGACGGCGGGAGCCGCGACATCATCGGGGCGGGCAGCGCCGCGAACGCGTACTTCCGCAAGGACGCCGCCGACCTGAACCTCGCCGAGAGCGTGTACCTCGCCACGATCATTCCCGCCCCGAACCGGCGTTACAAGCAGTTCCAGGCGTTCCGGCCGCTGATGAAAGACCTGCTCGCGCGGATGGTCGAGGACGGTCACGTCACGCAGGCCGAGGCGAACGCCGCCTGGAAGACCCCGATCTACCCGGCAGGCTGGCGCATCGGCTGGAACGACGACGGCACGCTGCGCTCGGCCGTGCTGGAACGCCCCTCCCGGCTGGGCGAGAACCTGAACCTGCTGGGCGGCGCGCGCCTCTACCCCAACCAGTTCTACCTGCAGGCCGTCGAGAAGGAACTGCTGCCCATCATCGGAGCCAAGGCCCTGTACGGCGGCGGCAAGATCTACACCGGCATGAGTGCCGCCGCGCAGGCCGCCGCCGAACAGGCCAGCCGCGACGCGGACCTGCCCGACGGCGCCACCATGGGCGCCGCCCTGGTCCGCCCCGACAGCGGCGAGGTGCTGGCCCTGGTCGGTCAGAAACTCACGGGTGATCGCCCCAGCGACTGGAACAACGCCACGCAGGCCCGCCGGCAGGTGGGCAGTTCCATCAAGCCGCTGCTGTACACCCTGGCCCTGGAAAAAGGCTGGAAGCAGAGCGACACCGTGCTCGACGCGCCCATCAGCGGCACGTACCAGCCCATGAACTACGACCGCCGCTGGACCGGGCGGTACGTGACCCTGCGCTACTCGCTGGACCACAGCCTGAACCTGCCCACCGTGCGGATCGGGCAGGAACTCGGCATTCCCACCTTCGAGGCGAAACTGCGTGACCTGGGCCTCACGCCGCCCCCCGACGGCGGCCTGTCCCTGACCATCGGCACGCTGGAAGCCAGCCCCCTGCAGATGGCCGCCGCGTACGCCACCTTCGCGAACGGCGGCCTGTACTACGCGCCCACCCTGGTCCGCAAGGTCGAGGGGGCGCGCGGAGAGATCCTGTACACCCGCCCCGCCCCCAGACCCCGCCGCGTCTGGGACGTCCAGACCGCCTGGCTGGGCCTGGACATGCTGCGCGGCGTCGTGAACGACCTGACCGCCCCCCAGGGAGGTCTGGCGACCCGCGCGCAGATTCCCGGCTGGCCGGTCGGCGGGAAGACCGGCACCACCAACGACATCAAGGACCTGTGGTTCGCCGGCGTGACCCCCACCGTCGCCGGGGCCGTCTGGGTGGGCCGGCAGGAGGGCGGTTCGCTGCCGTCCTGGGCGCTCAGCGGTCAGATTCCCACGCCCATCTGGCAGCGGGCGGTCGCCGGGGCGCTGGCCGGGCAGACCCCCAGCAGCTTCACGGAACCGCCGGGCATCACGTACCGCGTGGTCCGGCAGGTGAACATGGCCTTCCGCGAAAGCGAAGCCGACAACGAACCCGTCGCGCGTGACGGCAGCGGGACGCGCAGCGGCGCAGGCGGATTCTTCCAGCGCCGCAGCGACCCCGCCCAGGCCACCCCGCCCCCCGCACCGGACCCGCAGATTCCCGACTCCCAGACGCCGGACAGCCCACTGCCAGACGATCAGACCCTGGACGGCGCCGGGCCGGACGACCAGACCCCAGACCCCACGCAGAACCAGCCGCCCGGCACTGCTCCCGACCCGGCCCCCCTGCCGGACGATGCTGGCCCCAGCAGCGTTCCGGACGACAGCCAGGGCGTCCCGGCGCCCGCCCCGCCGGAGGCCCCACCGGGACCGGACGGCACCGACCCGCAGCCCGTGATTCCGGACCCGGTCACGCCGGACCCTGGCCTGCCCGACGGGCAGTTCCCGGAGCCGGACGAGCTGCCGCCCCTGCCCGTCACCCCCGATCCCTCTCCGAACGAGATTCAGCCGCTGAACTGA
- the nth gene encoding endonuclease III — MTLKPSRSTPARLPAGARARAPQVLGALETLYPDARTELEFRTPFELLVATVLSAQATDVSVNAATPALFGAYPDAHAMSAAQPEDIEPFIRRIGLFRGKARNLAALARLLVERHGGEVPNDFGAVVALPGAGRKTANVVLSNAFGYPAIAVDTHVGRLARRLGLSVQTNPDKVETDLQKLFPRGRWVFLHHALILHGRRVCTARAPACGACVMADFCPKVGVE, encoded by the coding sequence ATGACTCTCAAACCTTCCAGATCGACTCCGGCGCGGTTGCCGGCAGGCGCGCGGGCGCGGGCGCCGCAGGTGCTGGGCGCGCTGGAGACGCTGTACCCGGACGCCCGCACGGAACTGGAGTTCCGCACGCCGTTCGAGCTGCTGGTGGCGACGGTCCTGAGCGCGCAGGCGACGGACGTGAGCGTGAACGCCGCGACGCCCGCGCTGTTCGGGGCGTACCCGGACGCGCACGCCATGAGCGCGGCGCAGCCGGAGGACATCGAGCCGTTCATCCGCCGGATCGGGCTGTTCCGGGGGAAGGCGCGGAACCTCGCGGCGCTGGCGCGGCTGCTGGTCGAGCGGCACGGGGGGGAGGTGCCGAACGATTTCGGGGCGGTCGTGGCGCTGCCCGGCGCGGGCCGCAAGACCGCGAACGTGGTCCTGAGTAACGCCTTCGGGTACCCGGCCATCGCGGTGGATACGCACGTGGGGCGGCTGGCGCGGCGGCTGGGCCTGAGCGTGCAGACCAACCCGGATAAGGTGGAAACGGACCTGCAGAAGCTGTTCCCGCGTGGGCGCTGGGTGTTCCTGCACCACGCCCTGATCCTGCACGGGCGGCGGGTCTGCACGGCGCGCGCACCGGCGTGCGGGGCGTGCGTGATGGCTGACTTCTGTCCGAAAGTGGGCGTGGAGTGA
- a CDS encoding zinc ribbon domain-containing protein, whose product MSDSSPLRRLHHVQELDLNLDRLRDEESNIPDELRAARAEQERLNNELEDTEITLEGIDKRVRQQELDLAGTREQIARAEEEQEKNAFDARAQSQYGSRIQMLSERADEMEEDLVPLRERQRELNERAADLRAQHRALRPNLNTLEEQDDARVQDLRAQGEADRQERARLAGELDTRTVREYDMIRRAKKGLGVVEIKAGRCSGCNVMLPVNVQQKAALGKLPPVKCPSCGRFLIRLDLA is encoded by the coding sequence ATGAGTGACTCCTCCCCCCTTCGCCGCCTGCACCACGTTCAGGAACTGGATCTGAACCTTGATCGCCTGCGCGACGAGGAAAGCAACATTCCTGACGAGCTGCGCGCCGCCCGCGCCGAGCAGGAACGCCTGAACAACGAACTCGAGGACACCGAGATCACCCTCGAGGGCATCGACAAGCGCGTGCGCCAGCAGGAACTCGACCTGGCCGGCACCCGCGAGCAGATCGCCCGCGCCGAGGAAGAACAGGAGAAGAACGCCTTCGACGCCCGCGCGCAGTCCCAGTACGGCAGCCGCATCCAGATGCTCAGCGAACGCGCCGACGAGATGGAAGAGGACCTCGTGCCGCTGCGCGAGCGTCAGCGCGAACTGAACGAACGCGCCGCCGACCTGCGCGCCCAGCACCGCGCCCTGCGCCCCAACCTGAACACCCTGGAAGAACAGGACGACGCCCGCGTGCAGGACCTGCGCGCCCAGGGCGAAGCCGACCGTCAGGAACGCGCCCGCCTCGCCGGGGAACTCGACACCCGCACTGTGCGCGAGTACGACATGATCCGCCGCGCCAAGAAGGGACTGGGCGTCGTGGAGATCAAGGCCGGACGCTGCAGCGGCTGCAACGTCATGCTGCCCGTCAACGTGCAGCAGAAAGCCGCGCTGGGCAAACTGCCGCCCGTGAAGTGCCCCAGCTGCGGCCGCTTCCTGATCCGCCTCGACCTCGCGTAA
- the ttcA gene encoding tRNA 2-thiocytidine(32) synthetase TtcA: protein MNHTPTPPAPTTDPARLLAPIVRAAGQAIGDYRMIESGDRVMVCLSGGKDSYTLLDVLLHLQRKAPIPFEIIAVNLDQGQPGFPTDVLPRYLTELGVPHSLIRQDTYSVVQEKTRPGKTTCALCSRLRRGALYRHAREIGATKIALGHHRDDILETLFMNLFFGARLKAMPPKLQSDDGTNVVIRPLAYVPEADIIRYAQARAFPIIPCNLCGSQENLQRKVVGEMLRGWEREHPGRLTNIARALTRVSPSHLMDAGLFDFASLSVTPAEGDRGFDPDDYPQREFLSGVQELELLG, encoded by the coding sequence ATGAACCACACTCCCACCCCACCCGCACCCACCACCGATCCCGCCCGCCTGCTGGCCCCCATCGTCCGGGCGGCCGGGCAGGCCATCGGCGACTACCGCATGATCGAGAGCGGCGACCGCGTCATGGTCTGCCTGTCGGGCGGCAAGGACAGTTACACGCTGCTGGACGTGCTGCTGCACCTGCAACGCAAGGCCCCCATTCCATTCGAGATCATCGCCGTGAACCTCGATCAGGGCCAGCCGGGCTTCCCGACCGACGTGCTGCCCCGTTACCTGACCGAACTGGGCGTGCCGCACAGCCTGATCCGGCAGGACACGTACAGCGTGGTCCAGGAAAAGACGCGGCCCGGCAAGACCACCTGCGCGCTGTGCAGCCGCCTGCGCCGGGGCGCGCTGTACCGGCACGCCCGCGAGATCGGCGCCACGAAGATCGCGCTGGGCCACCACCGCGACGACATTCTGGAGACGCTGTTCATGAACCTGTTCTTCGGCGCGCGCCTGAAGGCCATGCCGCCCAAACTCCAGAGCGACGACGGCACGAACGTCGTGATCCGCCCCCTGGCGTACGTGCCCGAGGCGGACATCATCCGCTACGCGCAGGCCCGCGCCTTCCCGATCATTCCCTGCAACCTGTGCGGCAGCCAGGAGAACCTTCAGCGCAAGGTCGTCGGCGAGATGCTGCGGGGCTGGGAGCGCGAACATCCGGGCCGCCTGACGAACATCGCCCGCGCCCTGACCCGCGTGTCCCCCAGCCACCTGATGGACGCGGGCCTGTTCGACTTCGCGTCCCTGAGCGTCACGCCCGCCGAGGGCGACCGGGGGTTCGACCCCGACGACTACCCGCAGCGCGAATTCCTGAGCGGCGTGCAGGAACTGGAACTGCTGGGCTGA